The segment TTATGGTTTGGTATCTAGTGCATGCAACTAAGAAACAACAGTAACACAAAGATTCATGAAATAACCGAACATAACGTAGTAGTACTGCTGAATGTTAAAGGTTACATAACAAGAACTTGGTAACCATTTATGGTAACAGTAGTAAGCATTCTCCCACGGAAGATACGAACTAAAACCTGGTTGCAAGTCCCATCACTTCTCACGATGAACTCAAATAAACACTTGTTGGACGTGCTCAACTTATGGCTTCGGCAGAAACTCAACCACAAACCAGGGGAGAACCTTTGTCCTCTGTCGTGAATCACAACCTTCATTGGCCACTTCTTTCCATTTTCATCACATAGCTCAAAGTCTTCCTCCATTTCGATCCCGTTCCATTTCAGAAAAGATGTTGGTATTTCCTAGCAAAACATACAAAActcatattgtttttatttatgttaacaGCTAAGATAGATTAGTTCTTGAACTCACCATCTGACGAAAACAGAGTGTAATATTCCTCACAAAATGTGGATTCTTCGGTTTATAATTCGGTTCCTCAAATCCTTTGTGTTTCTTATTCTCAGGAACACATCCCATCTCACAAGGATCTATATAACAACACCAAACAATATATAATTCAAATCACACTATAGCAAAGTCTAAAACCAATCAAATATACTTACCTTTAACCCGGTTACCACTAGGCTCTTCCTTAACCGGAACGCGTTTCCGACTCTTGCCACAACGTTTTGTAGAAATATCATCAACCGGTTTAACAAGAACCGGTTCTTTCTCAACAGCAACCCTAGATCTATCCGCCGTTGTAACGGCAACGAGATATTTTTTACATCCGTTCTTATCGAATATCTTAACGGAAAATCTTGAAACGGCGTCGTAGCTAAACACAAGAAAGTCTCCAAACTCGAGAGAGTGATCGTTTGCGAATTTTTCCCAACCTTTTTTGAAAACAACATCACCAACTCCTTCTTCAGTCTTTGTCTCCACATTCCACAAACGTCCGATCTCATCTAATAGTACCACTTGGTTAGGTAATGGCTTCTCTAAGATGTTTACGAATGCTGGAGGTATCACCTGCAAGTTGATTTTGATATTAAGTCCTACAGGAAATGAATATCCTCTTAGAGAAGTAACAGAGATAAGAGAAGAACATACCAGTTTCCGAGAACTGAACTCTGGAAGACAAACCTTGAAAAATTCCATGTCTTTACCCTTCTCACTCCTTTCAAccattctttctttctttctttctccttctttgattagttttttcctttttctttggTGGCGATTGACTATTACTATTAAACAGAGTTTTTAATATTCAAGAAGATCTAAGAAGCAACGGGTTTAAGGCTCGAGAAGATCTTCGAAGCAGAGGATCTAATTAAGTGATATTTTTTCAGTCTGACAAGGTTAATGAttgaactttttattttagagaaaatcaAAAGGTACACTTTTGTGTAAGTTACATGTTTTGCTTTCTCTCTCCCTAGCTTCTTATTATTTATGTGTACGGCCTCTTAATTTCTGGATTTTTACAAATTCATACCGTTGCAaacctaaaattttttttgtcacaatatcaaccaaatcaaattaaaatcaaTCCATGTTGTCGACGatcctttttgttttattgttgtTCAGTCTCTTTTTAAAAGTCCACCAAGACATTAGAGCATTACCAAGACATTAGGGCATCATTATCGGTAGGTAaggttcttaaattttttttttcatttttttttatttaaaaataaaataaaataaaaatgaaccaATTGCGAGTCGTTACACGTTAGTGAAGGTCCGCAAACAGTACAAAGACCAAATGAAAATGTCTCTTAATTAACAAATTTCTCTCCTCAGTTTTACAAATTTTGTGGTCCCTTCCCCCTTACGAATTCACCTAAGATACACCAATAATCTTGCTTTTGCTCTTAGACATTAGCTGTGAGGTTCATTATTTTGGGAAGAACTCGCCTTTAGCTTATGATAATAACCCAGATCATTACATAATAATAAGCCAGATCATTGCATGACAATAAACCCAATCGTTACATGATAATAATAAACCCCATAAACTAACCACAAGCCCTTTAAGCCCAAACATTACAATATAATAAGCCCAAGCGCTATATGTCGGAGGGAAAACCTCTTCCTGAGTCGGAAGGTTCAAGCTATTAAGTGTTTCTCTTTTGATTATCACTAAAACGCAAAACCCCTCTCTTTCTAAACCCCCACAATTAAAATGCTCTCTCATCTCTCCCGGACCTTCCGCCACAACTGTCGTTTCCGACAACAGCAATGCCGCCGTTACAAGCCGCCAAAGTCTCCGCCTCCCCCTCCACCACCACCGAAGTTACCGAAGCCGCCGAAGAAGCCTCAGAGCTTCACCTTCCACGACGCGACGTGGGAGGATCCTTACAGCTGGATGTCTAAGCTCGACGACAAAGTGGCGATGCGGCACATGGATATCTACATGGAGCAAGAGGAGAAGTACACCGAAGCTGTGTTGGCCGATACGGATCGGATACAGACCAAGCTCCAGTCCGAGATGGCTTCTCGCTTGTCTTTTGATCTCTCTACGCCTCCTCTTCGTTGGGGACCTTGGTGAGTGAGTTCATCTTTTGAAAGTAAATGACTTTCTTGTCCTTTCTTCAAATTTAATATGTTCCTAGAGAATTGAGAGTAAAGGGTGGTGAAAAGTTTGGATCTTTTTGTGTAAATTAGTTTGAAATGTTCGTCCTTTATTTTGGCAATTAGACATTGATTTGTTGGAAACAGTTTGTGTTCAATTGATTTCAAGAGTATTGAGATTAAAAGGTTGGATCTTTTTGTGTAAATTAGTTTGAAATGTTGTTCCTTTATTTGGAAATTAGACATTGATTTGGTGGAAACAGTTTGTATTCAATTGATTTCAAGAGTATTGAGATTAAAAGGTTGGATCTTTTTGTGTAATGTTGGTTATTTATTTTGGCTAACAGGTTGTATTATAGAAGGGTTGAAGAAGGGAAGCAGTATCCAGTACTGTGTAGGAGGCTAGCGACCTTGCACGACGAGTTCATTTCTCATAAGTCTCCTGCTGCAGGGTTTGATTTCACTTCTGGGAAGAGGATTGAGCAGAAGCTGCTTGACTACAATCACGAAGCTCAAAGATTTGGAGGTAATTAAAACAATTTGAGTCTCTCTTTACTTGTAAGGATAAAGAGGATTCAACAATCTTTTGGGTTTTGTAGGTTATGCTTATGAAGAAATGTCGGAGATATCACCTGACCATAAGTTTCTTGCATACACTATGTATGACAAGGACAATGACTACTTTAGATTGTGTGTGAGAAACTTGAACTCTGGAGCTTTGTGTAGTAAGCCTCACGCAGACCGTGTCTCGAACTTAGCCTGGGCTAAGAACGGGCAGGCTTTGCTCTATGTCGTGACTGATCAGAAGAAACGGCCCTTCAGGTAATCAGGTTTCCTCTGATCAGTCTCGTCTCTCTGGTTCAACTATAAGTTTTGTTGTGTTGTTATCAGGATTTATTGTAGCACGATCGGGTCAACGGATGAGGATGTTTTGCTTCATGAAGAAACCGAAGGCAATGTTCATGTTAACATAAGACATTCCAAAGACTTTAACTTTGTGACTGTAAACACATTCTCTCCTACATTTTCCAAGGTGAAAGCTCTATACTGATCTGTTAAAATGCTCCAGTTTTTGTTGTTATCGAACTACTTGTGACTGTTAGTACTATGTCTTAGGTCTTTCTGATAAATGCAGCTGATCCGTTATCTGGTTTGGCATTGGTTTGGGAACACAATGCTCCAGCACACTGCATAATCGAGCATCATCAGGGATTCCTCTATTTATTCACAGATGCTTCCAAAGACGGTGGAACACTCGACCATCATTATCTTTTTCGTAGTCCTGTTCACTTCTCCAACACTCCAAGGATCTGGGAGGTTCGTTCAGCTGATATTAGTATCATTTTTTTCCAGTCTCTATCTTTTATATGTTCATCTTTTGCCTGTAGACTGTTTTTATCGACGACCCTGAAGTAATCATAGAAGAT is part of the Brassica rapa cultivar Chiifu-401-42 chromosome A09, CAAS_Brap_v3.01, whole genome shotgun sequence genome and harbors:
- the LOC103837727 gene encoding putative B3 domain-containing protein At5g66980 gives rise to the protein MVERSEKGKDMEFFKVCLPEFSSRKLVIPPAFVNILEKPLPNQVVLLDEIGRLWNVETKTEEGVGDVVFKKGWEKFANDHSLEFGDFLVFSYDAVSRFSVKIFDKNGCKKYLVAVTTADRSRVAVEKEPVLVKPVDDISTKRCGKSRKRVPVKEEPSGNRVKDPCEMGCVPENKKHKGFEEPNYKPKNPHFVRNITLCFRQMEIPTSFLKWNGIEMEEDFELCDENGKKWPMKVVIHDRGQRFSPGLWLSFCRSHKLSTSNKCLFEFIVRSDGTCNQVLVRIFRGRMLTTVTINGYQVLVM